The following DNA comes from Phytohabitans rumicis.
ACGCTGACCCGCTACTTCGCCCAGCCGATCGTCCCCACGGTGCTCGGCCGCGACCCGCGGCTGCAGTTCGTCCACATCGACGACGCGCTGGAAGTGCTGCACCGGTCCGTGGTCGAGGACCACCCGGGGACGTACAACGTCGCGGGCGCCGGCGTGCTCGCGCTCTCCCAAGCCATCCGGCGGGCCGGCCGGGTCGCGCTGCCGGTCTTCGAGCCCGGCCTCTCGGCCGCCGCGACGCTCGCCGGCGGCCTGCGGGTCGGGCGCTACGGGCTCGACCAGCTCGATCTTTTCGTGCACGGCCGGGTGGTCGACACGACCAAGCTCATCAACGAGTACGGCTACGAGCCGCGCACCACGGCCGTCGCGTTCGACGACTTCATCCGCGGGAACGCCGACCGCGCACTGATGACCGCCGAGCGCCTCGCGACCGCCGAGCAGATCATCCTCGACGGCATCCGCCGGGTACGCGCCGCCGCCCAGGAGCAGCCGTGACGGATCACAAGCGACTCGTCGTACCCCCGTCTGAACCGACCGACGAGCTGGAGCGGCCGGCGCGGCGCAACGGGCACGTGCCCGGGCCCGCGGTCGAAGACCGGCCGGGCGACGTGTGGGACAAGCGCGTCGCGTCCGGGCTGGCGTTCCTGCGCCGCAGGATGTCGGGGCAGTACGAGGTGGACGAGTTCGGCTTCGACGCGGAGCTGACCGACCAGGTCTTCTACCCGGTGCTGCGGCTGCTGTACCGGGACTGGTTCCGCACCGAGGTCTTCGGGCGGAGCACATCCCGGAGGACGGCGCCGGGCTGGTGGTCGGCAACCACTCGGGCACCGTCGCGATGGACGCGCTGATGCTGTCGATCGCGGTGCACGACGAGCACCCGAAGGCGCGCCACCTGCGGTTGCTGGGCGCGGATCTGGTGTTCCGGATGCCGGTGCTCTCGGAGCTGACCCGCAAGTCAGGCGGGACGGTGGCGTGCAACGCGGACGCCGAGCGGCTGCTACACACCGGCGAGCTGGTGGGCGTCTTCCCGGAGGGGTTCAAGGGCGTCGGCAAGCACTACCGCGACCGGTACAAGCTGCAGCGGTTCGGGCGCGGCGGGTTCGTGTCGGCGGCGCTGCGCACCGGTACGCCGATCGTGCCCGTGGCGATCGTCGGCGCCGAGGAGATCTATCCGATCCTGGCCGACCTCAAGCCGCTGGCCCGCCTGCTCAAGCTGCCGTACTTCCCGGTCACGCCGACGTTTCCCTGGCTGGGACCGCTCGGGCTGGTGCCGCTGCCGAGCAAGTGGCTGATCGAGTTCTGCCCGCCGATCCCGACGGCCGACCTGGTCGACTCCGCGGACGACCCGATGGTGATCTTCAACCTCGCCGATCAGGTGCGCGAGACGATCCAGCAGGCCCTGCACCGCCTACTGGAGCGCCGCCCCGACCCCTTCGGGCGTTAGGGCAGCGTCCGCAGGTCGAGGGAGTGCCAGGTGTCCTGAGTGGACCACCACAGCACGCCGCCCCGGCTCAGGACCATGCCGACCCCGTCGGCCACCACGACGGTTTGCTTCTTCTTCAGGTCGTACAGCAGGAGCTGGGTCGCGGTCTCCGACACCGACAGCACCTCGAAGCGGTCCTCCAACGCCACGTCGATGACCGAGGCGGTCGCCGCACCGCCGGCCACCTGCTGGCGGTCGCTGCCATCCGGTCGCATCAGGTCGATGCGGGACGGGCCGTCGCCGGCGAGGACGAGCACGCGGCACCAGGCCGGCCCGCAGGTGGCCAGCTCGGTCGGCGCGGCGTCCACTGTGTACACCTGACGGGTGTCCAGGTTGAGCAGCTGCACCGGGCCGGTCTGGCCGCTGCCGGCGCTGACCAGCCAGGGCCAGCCGGACAGCGCCCACGAGCCCGGCTCGGTGCGTACCGTCACGGCGCCGCCGGCCAATGGCACCGAGCGGATCTCGGTCGCTTCCGACTTACTGGGTGCCACGGCCACCCAGTAAAGGCGGCCATCGGAGGTCACCAGGTCGTACTGGGAGTTGAAGAAGACCACGTCGCCGGTGTCGGCGGTGAGCTGGCGGGGCGCGCCGCCGGATACCACGTTGGCTGCCCACAGGCGGGTGTGCGCGGCGCCGTCCTCGTCGGTGACGGACTCGGCCCAGGCCACCTCGTCGCCGGCCCGGACGAAGCCGGCGAACTGCGGGGTGCTGTCGGCCGGCAGGCGCCGCAGTTCGCGTACGGCGCCGTCCGCGCCGCGCAGCACCAGCCGCTGCATGCTCCCGCCGGGGTCCGGCGCCGTGCCCAGCGAGGCCCGCGCGTCCAGGAAGAAGAGCGGACTGTACGCCGGGCCGTCCGGCAGGTTGCCGTCGACGTCGGCGCGGGCGGCCTCGGGCCAGACCTGCTCGACGGTACGCGGCTGCGCCGGCCCGGCCGGCGCGGATGACCCGTGCGGCGTCAGGACGAGCAGGACACCGGCCGCGGCCAGCGCCACCGCGAGCCCAACGAGCCGCAGCCTCACCGGCGCCGGTGGCGGCGGCGCGCGGCGAGCCCGGCGGTGACCGCGCCGACCAGGACGCCCGTCGCCAGCGTCGCCGGCACGGCGATCTTGGCGGCCTTGCGTCCGGTGCGGAAGTCGCGGATCTCCCAGCCACGCTCCCGCGCCGTGGACCGCAGCGCGCTGTCGGGGTTGACCGCGACCGCGTGGCCGACCGCGGAGAGCATGGGTACGTCGTTGGACGAGTCGCTGTAGGCCGTGCAGCGGGCCAGGTCGAGCCCTTCCACGGTGGCGAGCTGCGCGATCGCGTCGGCCTTCGCCGGCCCGTGCATCAGGTCGCCCACCAGCCGTCCGGTGTACGCGCCGTCGCGTACCTCGGCGACGGTGCCGACCGCGCCGGTCAGGCCCAGCCGCTGGGCGATCACCCGGCCCAGCTCGACCGGTGCCGCGGTGACCAGCCACACCCGCTGGCCGGCGTCGAGGTGCAGTTGGGCGAGCGCGCGGGTGCCGGTCCAGATCCGTTCGGCCATCAGCTCGTCGAAGATCTCTTCGCTGAGCCGCTCCATGTCCTCGACCAGCCAGCCCTCGACGAAGGCGAGCGCGGCGTTCTTGGCCTGCGACATGTCGCCGGCGTTCTCCCGGGCGAGCAGCCGGAACCGGGCCTGCTGCCAGGCGAAGCGGGCCAGGTCGCCGGTGGTCAGGTACTTGCGGGCGGCCAGACCGCGGGCGAACCAGTAGATCGACGCGCCCTGCATCATCGTGTTGTCGACGTCGAAGAACGCCGCCGCCGACGGATCGGGCGGTACGGTCAACGCCGCTTCCAGGTCGGTGGCGGCCCATCCGGCTGTGTGGCCACGGGCGTCGGTGCTGACGGTCACCTTCTGTTTCCCAGCAACCCTGCGGGTACGCGCCACGCCTGGACCTCCTCTGGCTCGCTCCTTGCGAGGGTAGCGGGCCAGACTAAACATGGAGCTCAGCCGAGCAGGTCGCCAAGGATGCGGCCCAGGCCGTCGAGGAGGCCGTCGTCGGTGCTCGACGGGGACGGGGCGGGCTGGTCGGCCGGCGTCGAGGCGGTCGGCGCGGCGGTGGACGGCGTCGTGCCGTTGCCGCCCGACGGTCCGCCCGGACCCTCGTTCTCCGTACGCGTCGGGGCCGGCTGCGCGCCGTCCCGCTGCTGCGGCTCGGTGCCCCGGCCGTTGCCGGACTGACCCTGGCCGGGCCCGGCCCAGCAGGTGCTCGGCTTGGGGCCGAGCGGGTCCGTACCAGCCGTGGCCGTGCCGCTGCAGTCGAGCGTGCCACGCAGTGCCTTGGCCCGCTGGCTCACCTGGTCGAGCAGCGTGAGCGACTCGAGGGCACGGTCGCGCGAGGCGCCGGAGATCGGGTCGAGCATCCGGGTGATCTGCTTGCGCTGGCTGGTCACGAACGAGTCGATCGCGTCCAAGGGAGTGTCGTCCTGGCGCTGCACAGCGGCCGTGTTGAGCAGCTTGACGCCCTGGCGGGTGTCGCCGTCCATGTCGCCGAGCACGTCGGCGAACCCGGCGCTGTCGCGGCGTACGGCCTCCGCCTCGGCGAGGCGGGTGCTCGCGAAGTCGAGGAAGAGCTGCCCGCGCGTCACATCCGAGCTGGCCAGGGCGAGCTGGGCCCGCTCGGTGGAGCGCTTGACGCCGTACAGTGCGTCGCCGGGCATCGCGTTTTCGCTGGCCGCGGACATGCCGGACACGGCGATCGCGCCGACCGCCACTCCGATGATCACGGCGCCGCGGGCCCGGATCCGGCGGCCGGTGAACTTGGGCCGCACCGCCTCCGGCGGGTAATCCGGCTCGGGGGCGTCCACGGCGGTCGCCCCGATGCCGTCCCGCTCCGCCTTCGCGATCAGCATCGCGCGCAGGCCGGTACGGAAGTCCGAATCGATCTCGACGTCGGGCCGGGCCGCGAGCACCCGGTCGCGTACCGAGACCAGGGAGTTGAGGTCTTCGTCGGAGCGGGAGCGTACGTGGTGACGGCGGCCGCCGTCGGCCTCGTCGAGAAGCTGCGCGAAGCGCTCGGCACGCCGGCGGTAAAAGACATCTGTGGTCACCGCGGGCACCTCCCTTCGCTGGTCACGACTGCACGGCCGGCGTGATCGCCAACCGGTGCGACGGCAGCGGAAGCCGCAAGACGGGCCTGGGGGAAGTCAGAGCCACCGCCGATCGCACCATGACAAACGCCGGGCGGCCACGTTCGGTTACGGGCAAGCCGGCGGCTGCGACCAGCGTCACGGCTGGAACCCGTCCGGCAGGAGCCGGGCGAGGGCGCGTACCGCTCGGTACTGAAGTGCCTTGATCGCGCCCTCGTTCTTGCCCATCGCCTGTGCGGTCTCGGCGACCGAAAAGCCTTGCAGGAAGCGGAGCACGATGCATTCCTGCTGCTCGGGGTTGAGCTGTTTGACGGCGGTGAGCAGGGCGACGTTGGTGATGTGGTCGACGACGGCGGCCTCCGGGCTGCCCTCCGGTCCGCGATCTTCGCGGTCCGCGTCGAGAACATCACCCGTGGTGACCTCCAGCCGGTAGCGGCCGGACTTGAAGTGGTCGGCCACCAGGTTGCGGGCGATCGTGACCAGCCAGGCGCCGAGGTCGCGGCCCTGCCAGGTGAAGCTGCCGATCCGCTTGAGCGCCCGCAGGAACGTGTCCGAGGTCAGGTCCTCGGCGAGCTGCCGGTTGCCGACCCGGAAGTAGACGAACCGGAACACCGTGTCCACGTACCGGTCGTAGATCAGGCCGAACGCCTCCGACTCGCCGGCCTGGGCCCGCTCCACCAGCGCCCACACCTCGGCGGCCGCGTCGGTGGGGTCCGGCCGGTCGGGATAGGTGGGCGGCGACGGTGGCCCGGTCTCGACGGCGGGCAGGACCGCCGTGTCGGTGTCGGATCCGCGCACGCCCGGGTCCGCCGGGTTGTGCCCCGGCGCGGGCTGGGCCGGCATCGCGGGCCGGCCGGGCGCGACGACGCGGCCGCCGATCGGCTTCGCGTTCGTGCCCGGCACGTGCCGGCCCGGCGTCTCGTTGATGTGCGGGGTCCGGTTGCGGGTGCGCCGGGTGCTCATGTCGTTCATGGCGAAGCGCAGCGTCCGCAGGCCATCGGAGAGCGCCATCTGCGCATAGAACTCTTGATACGTGTAGGCCGTCACTGCCCTCCTCCGGAACCGCGCGCAGCGTCATCTTCGGGCATGTGCCGGGTCTGGCGCGGTCCCGTGGTGATCGGGCAGAGCGCGCCATTAGGCGACACACACCCTTGAGGTGCTGGTGCGGTGCGTTAACGGGCACAGCGGCCTCCTCGGGGTGAGGGGTGTCGACTCACGGCAAAACGGGTGAGCCGACCCAGGAGATAATAGGGCCAACATCACCCACGTGTGCGGAGTCCGTTACACAGAGCCGAATTATTTACCGAAGGTGGCTAAATCCGTCGCACACCATGTGCGGCGTCGCGTTCCTGACAGCGGTAGCGCTCCCCATTCGAGTGACCAGCACAAGCGACACGCCGCGCGGCCAGCCGGGCAGCATCTGAACATCGGGTAGAGCCGAAGTAAGGCGCGTCACACTACCCTGTGACCGTGCAGGAACCAGCCGCTGAAAACCTGGCCGACTTCGTGCGTCGCGCCGCGCAATCGGGCGCTGACCGCCCGGCGCTCGTCTGGCAAGGCCAGACCACGACCTGGGGGCAGCTCGATGCCCGCGTGGACGCCATCGCACGTGGGCTTTCGGCCTTCCGATCAGCGGGTACGCCAGGGCAGCCGGCCCGGGTGGCGATAGCACTGCCCAACACGCCGGACTACGCGGTCGCGTTCTTCGGGGCGCTCCGCGCCGGTCTCGCGGCGGTGCCGGTCAATCCGGAGTTCACGGCTCGGGAACTGCTGCATGTCCTCGCCGACTCGGGGGCCGGCGTGCTGATCGGGACGGAGGAGGTCCGCACCACCGTGGCGGGACTCCGGGGAGACCTGCCAGCCCTCTCTGCCGTACCAGAGACATTGTCGGACCTCGACGGGCCCGAGGCCGCCGGCGGTGGTGGCGGTGATGATTTGGCCGTGCTGCTTTACACCTCGGGCACCGAGGGGAACCCGAAGGGCGCGATGCTGTCGCATCGGGCGCTGATCGCCAATCACACGCAGGTCGCGCGCGTAGCGCCGGAAGTGATCGGCCCGGACGACCGGATGCTGCTCGCGGTGCCGCTTTTCCACGCCTATGGGCTCAACTCGGGGCTCGGCGCGGTGGCCTACCACGGCGCGTGCGGTGTGCTCGTGGAGCGCTTCGACGCGGCGAGCGCGCTAGAGGTGATCGCCCGCGAGCGGATCACCGCGGTGGTCGGCGTCCCCTCGATGTACGTCGGCTGGTCGCGGCTGCCCGGCCTGGGCGAGGCGTTCGCGTCGGTGCGGTTCGCGGTGTGCGGGGCGGCGCCCCTGGAGTCGGCGACCGCGGCCCGGATCGCCGAGGCGACCGGGAGCCCGGTGTTCGTGGGCTACGGCCTGACCGAGACCGCGCCGGTGCTCACCTCGACGCTGCTGAGCGCCACACCGAAGGTGGGCTCGATCGGGCAGCCGATCCCGGGCGTGGAACTGCGCCTGGTCGCCGCCGACGGCGAAGACATCTGGCGCGACGGCACGGTCGACCCGGACACCGAGGACGAGCTGCTGCTGGAGCTGGAATCGCCGGGCACCGACCCGGGCGAGATCGTGGTGCGCGGCGCCAACCTCTTCTCCGGCTACTGGCCCGACGGGCGCGACGGCCCCGACCCCGACGGTTGGTGGGCGACCGGCGACGTGGCGTACGCGGACGCCGACGGCGACCTCTTCCTGGTCGACCGGCTGGGGGAGCTGATCCTGGTCAGCGGCTTCAACGTCTACCCTCACGAGGTGGAGTTGGTGCTGGACGCGTGCCCCGGCGTGGCGGAGTCCGCGGTGCTCGGCGCCCCGCATCCGTACACCGGCCAGACGGTCAAGGCGTACGTCGTGCGCGACCCGGGCAGCGAGGTCACGGTCGCGGAGGTGCTCCGGCACTGCGAGCGCAACCTGGCCCGCTTCAAGTGCCCGACGTCGATCGAGTTCGTGGATTCGCTGCCGCATTCGGCGACCGGCAAGGTGCGCAAGACGCTGCTGCGCACTCCGGGCCCCCGCGGTTAGGGGAGCCAAAGTGAGGCCGTCGTTGAGTGACGCCCGGTTGACGTTGATCACCCGTCCGGGGTGTCACCTGTGCGACGTGGCCAAGGAGGCGATCGAGCGGGTGGCGGCGGCGGCGGGGGAGCGCTGGGTGGAGGTCGACGTCACGAGCGACCAGGAGTTGGAGGCGGAGTACGGCGACCGCGTCCCGGTAACCCTGCTCGACGGCAAGGAGCACGGCTACTGGCGCGTAGAAGAGCCCCGCCTCCTCCGCGACCTAACCACCCCATAGCCCTCCTTGATCGACGCTGTTTTCCTTGATCGACGGCGTGCGGCGGCGAGCGCGCGGCGCGTGGCGGCGGGTGGTTAGGGGAGGGAGGTGGCGAGGTGGACGGCTTCGGCCAGGGTGTCGGCTACCGGTACGCCTGCGGCGTGCAGGCGTAGGGGGTCGGTGAAGCCGCCCGTGTAGAGCACGCACCGGGCGCCTACGGAGGCGGCCGCGTCGGCGTCGTCGACTGAGTCGCCGATCAGCACGGTGGACGTGCCGTCGATGCCCTGCTCGCCGAGGTGCCGGGCCAGGTACGCGGCCTTCAGGTCGCCGCCGATCGCGGAGCGCAGGCCGTCGATCCGAGCCAGCAGCGTGGTGAGCCCGTGCCGCTCGACCTCGAGCACCAGCTCGTTGTGAAACCACATGGACAGCAGCGACTGCGTGCCGGTCCAGGATCCGATGGCGCTCCGGGCGTCGGTCGCCAGCTCACAGGTTGCCAGCCCGATCCGGTACGCGTCGTGGAAGATCTTGTCGAGGCGGCCGAACTCGTCCTGGTCGAGCGGGCGCCCGAGCACCTCGGAGTAGAAGCCGGCGACCGGGCGGTGGAACGCGCGGCGATGCTCGTCGACACTCAGGGTCGGGCCGTCGATGCTGGCGAACGCCACGTTGGTCGACGAGACGACCAGCGGCAGGTCGTTGAGGAGGGTGCCGTTCCAGTCCCAGACGAGGTGAGTGCGCGCCATCGAGGCACCATACTTGGCACCCTCGACGAGATCACTTCGGTTTTGTTAAGTCCCGGTGGCGCGTACGCCGATCAAGGACTTCCGCGCCGATCAAGGGCAAACGGTCGTGGAAAAGAGATCGAACCGCGGCCGTATGCCCTTGATCGACGAGGAGGGACGAGAAGGGACGCCGATCAAGGACGAGGAGGTCAGTGCGGAGGTCAGCGGGGAGTAGGGGCAGCCCTACCCTGAAGAGGCCAGCCGACGGGATGGGAGCGAGTCGGGCCGATGCCTAGCGTCGAGGACATGACGACCACCACCGCACCAACGGGCGTCGGTGCCGAGCCGATCGCGCGCCGCCCCATGCTTCGCCAGTTGGTGACCGACTCCGGCTACGTGTTTCTCGGCTTCCCGCTGGCGCTGGCGAGCTTCATCGTGGTGATCGTCGGGCTGGCCGTCGGCGTCGGCCTTGGTATCACGATCATCGGTCTGCCGATCCTGGCCGGCGCGCTCTACGCGGCTCGGGCCTTCGCCGACATGGAGCGGTTGCGCATGCCCGGGGTGCTGCGCCAGGCCCGGGTCCGCCCGTACTACCGCACCGTCGACCCGGCTGCCACCGTCTGGCGGCGGGTCCTGGTGCCGATCGCCGACACCCAGTCCTGGCTCGATCTGGCCCACGCCGTCGTGCGGCTCCCGATCGCCATCTTCTCATTCGTCGTCACGGTGACGTGGTGGGCCGGGGCGATCGGCGGCACGCTCTACTGGACGTACGCCTGGACGATCCCGGAAGGCCCCGACGACCAGGATCTCGCCGACCTGCTCGGGCTGGGCAACTCGATCGGTGCCCGGATCGGCCTCTACACCGCGCTCGGCGTGTTCTTCTTGATCACTCTGCCGCTCGTCGTGCGGGGCTGCGCGCTCCTGGAGGCCAGCTTCGGCCGCGTCCTGCTCACCGGGGTCGCCGAGATGCGCAACCGGATCACGGTGCTGGAGGAGCAGAAGCGGGCGGCCGTGTCGGCGGAGGCGAACGCGCTGCGCCGGCTCGAACGCGACATCCACGACGGCCCGCAGCAGCGCCTGGTCCGGCTCGCCATGGATCTGGGCCGGGCCCAGCAGCAGCTCGACACCGACCCGGAGGCCGTACGCCGGACCCTGGACGAGGCCCTCACCCAGACCCGGGACACGCTCAACGAGCTGCGTTCGCTCTCCCGGGGCATCGCGCCGCCGATCCTGGTCGACCGCGGCCTGCCCAGCGCCCTCGCCGCGCTGGCCGGCCGCGGCGTGATCCCGGTCGACCTCTCCGTCGACCCCACCCTGGGTACGCCGGGCGGCCGGCTCGAGCCGGCGGTGGAGAACACGGCGTACTTCGTGGTCGCCGAGGCGCTCACCAACATCGCCAAGCACAGCCGGGCGACCGAGTGCTGGGTCAGCGTCGCCCGCGACGGTGACCTTCTCCGGATCGCGATCATCGACGATGGGGAGGGTGGGGCGCACGTCTCCAAGGGGCACGGCCTGTCCGGCATCGCCGACCGGCTGCGCGCGGGCGGCGGAACGCTCGACGTGGTGAGCCCGACCGGCGGACCGACCGAGGTGCGCGGAGAGCTGCCGTGCTAAGCGGAGAGCTGCCGTGCTAGAAAGCCCCATGCGTGTCGTGATCGCCGATGACGCGGTCCTCCTCCGGGAGGGTCTCGTCCGGCTCCTGACCGAGCACGGCCACGAGGTGCTCGCCGCGGTCGGCGACGGCGAGAGCCTCGTCGAGGCGATCGTGACCCACCGCCCCGACATCTCGATCGTCGACGTACGGATGCCGCCGTCCCACACGGACGAGGGGCTGCGCGCCGCGGTCGCCGCCCGCGCGCAGGTGCCGCGCACGCCGATCCTGGTGCTTTCCCAGTACGTCGAGGTGTCGTACGCGGACGACCTGCTCGCCGACCGGGCCGGCGGGGTCGGCTACCTGCTCAAGGACCGGGTCGCCGCGATCGCCGAGTTCCTGGACGCGGTGGGCCGGGTGGCCAGCGGCGGCACCGTGCTCGACCCCGAGGTGGTCAGCCAACTCCTCGTCCGCCGTCGCCGGGACGACCCGCTGCGCGAGCTGACTCCGCGCGAGCGGGAGGTGCTGGCGTTGATGGCCGAGGGGCGGTCCAACACGGCGATCGCCCGCGCCTTGGTGGTGAGCGACGGCGCGGTGGAAAAGCACGTTCGTAACATCTTCACCAAGCTTCAACTCCCGCCCGACGAGGAACAGCATCGCCGTGTGCTGGCCGTCCTGGCGTATCTGGGCGCACCCGCTTGATCAAGATCGCGATTTGTGCACGCCTTCACAAGCGCCTAGTCTGTTAACCCGTAGCGCCCCGCTAGCACAGTTCCTCACGGCTGTCGACGGCGGGTTCCCCACGGAGCACGGAGTCTCATGAGTCAGCAGCGCCCCGGCGATTCGTCCGGTCGGCACGCGGTCCCGGCGCTTCCGGACCTCCCGGAGGCCACGGTTGCCCGGCTACCCGAATATTTGCGTGCGCTGCACAACCTGGCCGAGGCCG
Coding sequences within:
- a CDS encoding response regulator, which translates into the protein MRVVIADDAVLLREGLVRLLTEHGHEVLAAVGDGESLVEAIVTHRPDISIVDVRMPPSHTDEGLRAAVAARAQVPRTPILVLSQYVEVSYADDLLADRAGGVGYLLKDRVAAIAEFLDAVGRVASGGTVLDPEVVSQLLVRRRRDDPLRELTPREREVLALMAEGRSNTAIARALVVSDGAVEKHVRNIFTKLQLPPDEEQHRRVLAVLAYLGAPA
- a CDS encoding glutaredoxin family protein: MSDARLTLITRPGCHLCDVAKEAIERVAAAAGERWVEVDVTSDQELEAEYGDRVPVTLLDGKEHGYWRVEEPRLLRDLTTP
- a CDS encoding HAD family hydrolase, giving the protein MARTHLVWDWNGTLLNDLPLVVSSTNVAFASIDGPTLSVDEHRRAFHRPVAGFYSEVLGRPLDQDEFGRLDKIFHDAYRIGLATCELATDARSAIGSWTGTQSLLSMWFHNELVLEVERHGLTTLLARIDGLRSAIGGDLKAAYLARHLGEQGIDGTSTVLIGDSVDDADAAASVGARCVLYTGGFTDPLRLHAAGVPVADTLAEAVHLATSLP
- a CDS encoding AMP-binding protein, with protein sequence MQEPAAENLADFVRRAAQSGADRPALVWQGQTTTWGQLDARVDAIARGLSAFRSAGTPGQPARVAIALPNTPDYAVAFFGALRAGLAAVPVNPEFTARELLHVLADSGAGVLIGTEEVRTTVAGLRGDLPALSAVPETLSDLDGPEAAGGGGGDDLAVLLYTSGTEGNPKGAMLSHRALIANHTQVARVAPEVIGPDDRMLLAVPLFHAYGLNSGLGAVAYHGACGVLVERFDAASALEVIARERITAVVGVPSMYVGWSRLPGLGEAFASVRFAVCGAAPLESATAARIAEATGSPVFVGYGLTETAPVLTSTLLSATPKVGSIGQPIPGVELRLVAADGEDIWRDGTVDPDTEDELLLELESPGTDPGEIVVRGANLFSGYWPDGRDGPDPDGWWATGDVAYADADGDLFLVDRLGELILVSGFNVYPHEVELVLDACPGVAESAVLGAPHPYTGQTVKAYVVRDPGSEVTVAEVLRHCERNLARFKCPTSIEFVDSLPHSATGKVRKTLLRTPGPRG
- a CDS encoding HAD family hydrolase, whose amino-acid sequence is MFSLARYPRKERARGGPGVARTRRVAGKQKVTVSTDARGHTAGWAATDLEAALTVPPDPSAAAFFDVDNTMMQGASIYWFARGLAARKYLTTGDLARFAWQQARFRLLARENAGDMSQAKNAALAFVEGWLVEDMERLSEEIFDELMAERIWTGTRALAQLHLDAGQRVWLVTAAPVELGRVIAQRLGLTGAVGTVAEVRDGAYTGRLVGDLMHGPAKADAIAQLATVEGLDLARCTAYSDSSNDVPMLSAVGHAVAVNPDSALRSTARERGWEIRDFRTGRKAAKIAVPATLATGVLVGAVTAGLAARRRHRRR
- a CDS encoding sensor histidine kinase, whose amino-acid sequence is MTTTTAPTGVGAEPIARRPMLRQLVTDSGYVFLGFPLALASFIVVIVGLAVGVGLGITIIGLPILAGALYAARAFADMERLRMPGVLRQARVRPYYRTVDPAATVWRRVLVPIADTQSWLDLAHAVVRLPIAIFSFVVTVTWWAGAIGGTLYWTYAWTIPEGPDDQDLADLLGLGNSIGARIGLYTALGVFFLITLPLVVRGCALLEASFGRVLLTGVAEMRNRITVLEEQKRAAVSAEANALRRLERDIHDGPQQRLVRLAMDLGRAQQQLDTDPEAVRRTLDEALTQTRDTLNELRSLSRGIAPPILVDRGLPSALAALAGRGVIPVDLSVDPTLGTPGGRLEPAVENTAYFVVAEALTNIAKHSRATECWVSVARDGDLLRIAIIDDGEGGAHVSKGHGLSGIADRLRAGGGTLDVVSPTGGPTEVRGELPC